A region of Flavobacterium album DNA encodes the following proteins:
- a CDS encoding YfbM family protein encodes MGIIANLLRVSGEELEEILKDSSKINQKLEDIYEQEEIDRNVIRDLDKSWEGLLFVLTGQALNDSDHPLSAVLFSGQIVDEDQDLGYGPGHYLTPEQVRELNEMLAAVTADDLKKRYDPKAMAGIYPDIWEDNSGLEYVLHYFNVLKEIYAGAAQNNEAVITFLG; translated from the coding sequence ATGGGCATAATAGCTAATTTACTCCGCGTTTCAGGTGAGGAACTTGAAGAGATATTGAAAGACAGTTCGAAAATTAATCAAAAACTTGAGGATATTTATGAACAGGAAGAGATCGACCGTAACGTTATACGGGATCTGGACAAGTCATGGGAAGGTTTGTTGTTTGTCCTGACAGGGCAGGCGCTGAATGACAGTGATCATCCATTGTCGGCGGTTCTGTTCAGTGGCCAGATCGTTGATGAAGACCAGGACCTTGGTTATGGCCCCGGACATTACCTTACACCGGAGCAGGTTCGCGAACTCAATGAGATGCTTGCAGCAGTGACTGCCGATGACCTGAAAAAAAGGTATGACCCCAAAGCCATGGCCGGCATTTACCCGGATATTTGGGAAGATAATAGCGGCCTGGAATATGTGCTTCATTATTTCAACGTGCTTAAGGAAATATATGCCGGAGCCGCACAAAACAATGAGGCGGTGATTACTTTTTTGGGTTGA
- a CDS encoding polyprenyl synthetase family protein: MHPIGHYQQIISDYFATTSLEKEPVNLYRPIQYIVSLGGKRMRPVLTLMAAEIFNADCRKALPAAIAVEIFHNFSLVHDDIMDDAPLRRGHQTVHEKWDLNTGILSGDAMLILAYRHFEEYEPEVFRSLAKLFSKTALEVCEGQQWDVDFEQRDDVTLPEYLRMIEYKTAVLVAAAMKMGAIVAQTTQENCDLIYDFGLNLGIAFQLQDDYLDAFGDPETFGKQVGGDIIENKKTYLYLKALAQANPYEKENLLQWFAIQPEDYTDKIVAVKNIFRHTGADAATKQAIEDYTLKAFATLEKMDISEDKKAMLKNFGLGLMGRKV, encoded by the coding sequence ATGCATCCGATAGGGCATTACCAGCAGATCATTTCCGATTATTTTGCAACCACTTCCTTAGAGAAAGAACCTGTAAACCTTTACCGTCCCATACAGTATATAGTGTCTTTGGGCGGCAAGCGCATGCGGCCTGTACTTACATTGATGGCTGCAGAGATTTTTAATGCCGACTGCCGTAAAGCCCTTCCTGCTGCTATTGCGGTGGAGATATTCCACAACTTCTCGTTGGTGCATGACGATATTATGGACGATGCCCCGTTGCGCCGCGGCCACCAGACCGTGCACGAAAAATGGGACCTCAATACCGGCATCCTTTCGGGTGACGCGATGCTCATACTGGCTTATCGCCATTTTGAGGAATATGAGCCGGAAGTATTCCGCTCGCTGGCAAAATTATTCAGTAAAACGGCGCTCGAAGTATGCGAAGGCCAGCAATGGGATGTGGATTTTGAGCAGCGTGACGACGTTACCCTGCCGGAATACCTCAGGATGATCGAATATAAAACAGCTGTGCTGGTAGCGGCAGCCATGAAAATGGGCGCTATCGTGGCGCAAACTACACAGGAGAACTGCGACCTTATTTATGATTTCGGGCTGAACCTCGGTATTGCCTTCCAGCTGCAGGACGATTACCTCGACGCTTTTGGCGACCCGGAAACCTTCGGGAAGCAGGTCGGCGGCGATATCATCGAAAACAAAAAGACTTACTTATACCTGAAGGCTTTGGCGCAGGCCAACCCGTACGAAAAGGAAAACCTGCTGCAATGGTTTGCCATACAGCCGGAAGATTATACCGACAAGATCGTGGCAGTAAAAAATATCTTCAGGCATACCGGTGCCGATGCTGCGACAAAGCAGGCAATCGAAGACTATACCCTGAAAGCTTTTGCCACTTTGGAAAAAATGGATATCTCGGAGGATAAAAAGGCAATGCTCAAAAACTTCGGGCTGGGCCTTATGGGCAGGAAGGTATGA
- a CDS encoding TetR/AcrR family transcriptional regulator has product MKETILNKATEMFLTLGFKSVTMDDIANELGISKKTIYQHYANKTDLVEASTMHLFNTISDGIDNIVEQQKNSIEEIFIIRNFLKQHLNNEAASPFYQLQKFFPKIFSCLRTKQFEKMNGCMVENLHRGVANGVYRENINIDFISRIYFTGLTGIKDSDIFPAQLFEVNDLTKQYLEYHLRAIVTPKGLEILKEFLK; this is encoded by the coding sequence ATGAAAGAGACAATACTAAACAAAGCAACTGAAATGTTCCTTACGCTGGGTTTTAAAAGCGTGACCATGGATGATATTGCCAACGAACTCGGCATTTCCAAAAAAACGATCTACCAGCACTACGCCAATAAGACCGACCTGGTTGAAGCAAGCACAATGCACCTCTTCAACACCATCTCGGATGGCATCGACAATATTGTAGAGCAACAAAAAAACTCTATTGAGGAGATATTCATAATCAGGAATTTTTTAAAGCAGCACCTCAACAACGAGGCCGCATCGCCATTTTACCAATTGCAAAAATTTTTCCCGAAAATATTTTCCTGCCTCCGTACAAAGCAATTTGAAAAGATGAACGGCTGTATGGTAGAGAACCTTCACAGAGGGGTGGCCAACGGGGTGTACAGGGAGAACATCAATATCGATTTTATATCCCGGATTTATTTTACGGGGCTAACGGGTATAAAGGATTCAGACATTTTCCCCGCGCAGCTTTTTGAAGTGAATGATTTGACAAAGCAATACCTGGAGTACCATTTAAGAGCGATAGTAACCCCAAAAGGGCTTGAAATACTTAAGGAATTCCTGAAGTAA
- a CDS encoding TetR/AcrR family transcriptional regulator, which translates to MSAKITDQDTEKLIKDTAMRVFFGEGRFNATTQEIADAAGVNRTLINYYFRSRDKLFEQVFEEAHKQEHELMEQIFYSGLPFKEKIERHLDVAFEQSQKYPYLEIYMVTQANQGCNIKNHENMGGLVQDFYREIAVEMEKGTIHKMRPEQFALNFISLMSFPAAMRPLLQETMGFTNEEFDTILAERKEVIMKTLFK; encoded by the coding sequence ATGTCGGCTAAGATAACAGACCAGGACACAGAGAAATTGATAAAGGATACGGCAATGCGTGTTTTCTTTGGGGAGGGCCGCTTTAATGCTACGACACAGGAGATTGCAGATGCCGCGGGAGTAAACAGGACGCTTATAAATTATTACTTCAGGTCGAGGGACAAACTGTTTGAGCAGGTATTTGAAGAAGCCCACAAGCAGGAACATGAGTTGATGGAGCAGATATTCTATTCCGGATTGCCTTTTAAGGAGAAAATAGAACGCCACCTCGACGTGGCCTTCGAGCAGTCGCAAAAATACCCTTACCTGGAAATATATATGGTAACGCAGGCCAATCAGGGATGCAATATTAAGAACCATGAAAATATGGGTGGCCTGGTACAGGATTTTTACCGGGAAATAGCAGTCGAGATGGAAAAAGGCACCATCCATAAAATGAGGCCTGAGCAGTTTGCGCTCAACTTTATCTCGCTTATGTCCTTCCCCGCTGCTATGAGGCCGCTATTACAGGAAACAATGGGTTTTACAAACGAGGAATTCGACACGATCCTCGCTGAACGCAAAGAGGTAATAATGAAGACACTTTTTAAATAA
- a CDS encoding TolC family protein encodes MKIINDLKSFFRKEWAFLVVLLAGSSLQAQVKPKEITLKDAINYALENKADAKKAKLTVENSEYQIQEVRARALPTISASGNTTYNPILQLNALPGDFFGAPGTTILAPLGQKWVSSAGVNLNQAIFDMSVFTGLKAARSTREFYQVNAQLTEEQVIERVANNYYQVYVQRQKLSIIDSTYNNTAKVRDIIKGQFDNGLARKIDLDRMNVNLSNINTQRQQLINAVQLQENALKFYMGMPIDTPITLPKTEFSVTPLALNDTPDVTKRSEYQLLKKQERLLYFQKKSIEAEYYPSLSLTAGYNYIGQGPKLPLFAKSSEGVYWSDFSSIGVNLKVPIFNGFGTRARVRQATIDMKKNEEDLKDTQLSLNLAFENARTQINNSLITINNQKENARLAQEVLDNTQNNYQNGLATLTDLLDAENSYVEAQNNYTTALLDFKLAEIQLIKAKGELRTLTN; translated from the coding sequence ATGAAGATCATCAATGACCTGAAAAGCTTCTTCCGCAAAGAATGGGCTTTTCTAGTGGTACTTCTGGCAGGATCCTCTCTGCAGGCGCAGGTAAAGCCGAAGGAAATCACGCTGAAAGATGCCATAAATTATGCCCTGGAAAACAAGGCAGATGCCAAAAAGGCGAAATTAACGGTAGAAAACAGCGAGTACCAGATACAGGAAGTGCGCGCAAGGGCCCTGCCTACGATTTCGGCATCCGGAAATACCACCTACAATCCCATATTGCAGCTTAATGCGCTTCCGGGCGACTTCTTTGGCGCGCCGGGTACGACTATACTGGCGCCATTAGGGCAAAAATGGGTATCGTCGGCGGGGGTAAACCTCAACCAGGCAATATTCGATATGTCGGTATTTACAGGGCTGAAGGCCGCTCGCAGTACCCGTGAGTTTTACCAGGTGAACGCGCAGCTTACAGAGGAGCAGGTAATCGAAAGGGTTGCAAACAACTATTACCAGGTATATGTGCAGCGCCAAAAGCTTTCGATCATAGACAGCACCTATAACAATACGGCCAAAGTGCGGGACATCATCAAGGGGCAGTTTGATAATGGCCTTGCCAGAAAGATAGACCTCGACAGGATGAACGTAAACCTGTCGAACATCAACACGCAGCGCCAACAGCTTATCAACGCCGTGCAGCTACAGGAAAATGCACTAAAATTCTATATGGGTATGCCGATAGATACACCTATCACGCTGCCGAAAACAGAGTTTTCCGTTACCCCGTTGGCACTGAACGATACGCCAGACGTTACCAAAAGAAGTGAATACCAGCTGCTGAAAAAACAGGAAAGGCTTTTGTATTTCCAGAAAAAATCAATAGAAGCGGAATATTATCCTTCATTATCATTAACGGCAGGCTATAATTATATCGGCCAGGGGCCAAAGCTTCCATTGTTCGCAAAATCTTCTGAAGGCGTGTACTGGTCAGACTTCTCGTCAATAGGCGTTAACCTTAAAGTACCTATCTTCAATGGCTTCGGTACCCGCGCCCGTGTAAGGCAGGCTACCATCGACATGAAGAAGAATGAGGAAGACCTGAAAGATACACAGCTATCGCTAAACCTGGCTTTTGAAAATGCAAGGACGCAGATAAACAACAGCCTCATCACCATCAATAACCAAAAGGAGAACGCGAGGCTGGCGCAGGAAGTGCTGGACAACACCCAGAACAATTACCAAAACGGGCTTGCCACGCTAACCGACCTGCTTGACGCGGAGAACTCCTATGTGGAAGCACAAAACAATTATACCACTGCCCTGCTCGATTTCAAGCTGGCAGAAATACAGCTCATTAAAGCAAAAGGCGAATTAAGAACATTAACAAACTAA
- a CDS encoding efflux RND transporter periplasmic adaptor subunit — MKKVLYIVIIIAVLGLGAYILTKNKEKNDAETAVVSQKNTAVTVRTAVVKNEVPNTDYLSNGTFEPSQQLEFPAENAGRVVSVLVDEGDVVRKGQVLAVIKGDRLSIDVQNAQAAYQNALADSQRYENAFKTGGVTKQQLDQAKLALVNAKARLDQAKILMGDASIKSSINGIVNKRSIEPGSVVASGTVLFELVNVSTLKLKVTVNEQQVSTLKVGSMVPVKASVFPDKEFKGKVTFIAPKADASLNFPVEIEIANNPGNEIKAGMYGTAVFGSGKSQQAVTTIPRKAFVGGVGNNQVFVVNDSVAKLVKVTAGRIFGEEVEVLDGLKEGDVVVTSGQINLQDGTKVNPVK; from the coding sequence ATGAAAAAGGTTTTATATATCGTAATAATAATTGCAGTTTTAGGCCTTGGCGCTTATATACTAACGAAAAACAAGGAAAAGAACGATGCCGAAACAGCGGTTGTTTCCCAAAAGAATACTGCCGTTACGGTGAGGACGGCCGTTGTAAAAAATGAGGTGCCAAATACGGATTATCTTTCCAATGGTACTTTCGAGCCATCACAGCAGCTAGAGTTCCCTGCAGAAAATGCAGGTCGCGTAGTCAGCGTACTGGTTGATGAAGGCGATGTAGTTCGCAAAGGGCAGGTGCTTGCGGTAATAAAGGGCGACCGGCTTTCTATTGACGTGCAAAATGCGCAGGCGGCCTACCAAAATGCACTGGCAGACAGCCAGCGTTATGAGAACGCCTTCAAAACAGGCGGTGTGACCAAGCAGCAGCTGGACCAGGCGAAACTGGCCCTTGTAAACGCAAAAGCAAGGCTGGACCAGGCGAAGATACTTATGGGCGATGCGAGCATCAAATCGAGCATTAACGGTATCGTGAACAAGCGCAGCATAGAGCCGGGATCGGTAGTAGCATCGGGAACAGTATTGTTTGAGCTGGTAAATGTTTCTACGCTTAAGCTGAAAGTGACTGTGAACGAGCAGCAGGTATCTACCCTGAAAGTGGGCAGCATGGTTCCTGTGAAAGCGAGTGTTTTCCCTGACAAAGAATTCAAAGGTAAAGTTACTTTTATCGCTCCAAAAGCTGATGCATCGCTTAACTTCCCAGTAGAAATAGAGATCGCCAACAATCCTGGCAACGAGATCAAAGCCGGTATGTACGGTACCGCAGTATTCGGTTCGGGGAAATCGCAGCAGGCAGTTACCACTATTCCGCGTAAAGCGTTTGTAGGCGGTGTAGGCAACAACCAGGTATTTGTTGTGAACGACAGCGTAGCCAAGCTTGTAAAAGTAACGGCAGGACGCATCTTCGGTGAAGAAGTTGAAGTGCTCGACGGCCTTAAAGAAGGCGATGTGGTAGTAACCAGCGGCCAGATCAACCTGCAGGATGGTACTAAAGTAAATCCGGTAAAATAA
- a CDS encoding efflux RND transporter permease subunit produces MKLAEISIKRPTLIIVLFIILTLGGLYSYSSLSYELIPKFEMNVVTISTVYPGASPGEVENTVTKKIEDAVASLELVKKVESKSYESLSLVMVTLEPEADADYSLNDAQRKINAIEKDLPEDADPPALVKFSLSDLPVITLGATSKMDEIDFYDLLDKKIEPLLARVPGVAQVTLVGGQEREIQVNLDEEKLKGYGLSIPQVQQAVLGSNLDFPTGSVKTRESSMLVRLAGKYRTVDEMRNLVVSSKDGIQVRLGQIADVQDDQKEADKIARVDQKSAIALQITKQTEANAVQVSEDVRAIISTIEKNYAKEGLKLEIANDTSEFTLVAADAVIHDLFIAIFLVAFVMLFFLHSIRNALIVMVSIPASLIATFIGVYLLGYTLNLMSLLGLSLVVGILVDDAIVVLENIYRHMEMGKNRVRAAYDGTAEIGFTVSAITLVIIVVFLPIAMSTGLVSNIITQFCMVVVIATLLSLLSSFTLIPWLSSRFGKLEHIEGKNIFGKVILGFEKGLDRFTHWVTGILKWSLRGRGTKLATLGIVILLFFGSIALLGAGFIGGEFFPKLDRGQFMVQLELPKDASLEQTNFMTQKAEKFLQDKKEVKSIISTVGQTSEGFAGVQSTAYKSEITVTLIDQEQRADNSFVYAAKTKRDLEKILIGAKVKTVPVSIMGGADEAPIALTVTGTDLASAMDFAEKAAAELAKIKGSTGIKLTSESGSPEVNVQVDRDKMAALGLDLQTVGLTMQTAFNGNTDGKFRAGQYEYDINIRFGAYDRMNINDVRNLTFVNAMGQEVKLSQFATITEGSGPSLLERRDKSASVTVQAQTVGRPSGDVATEWEGVFSKMERPAGVDYVWGGDMEMQGEGFGTLGIALLAAILLVYLVMVALYDSFVYPFVVLFSVPLSFIGALVALALTNNTLNIFTILGIIMLIGLVCKNAILLVDFANHRKAEGETTKDALIQANHARLRPILMTTIAMVIGMIPIALAKGGAAQMNNGLAWVVIGGLISSLFLTLVIVPVVYSIFDSLIRRTSKGKPTDYAKEMTADYEPKELSDDGFTVKHQM; encoded by the coding sequence ATGAAATTAGCAGAAATATCCATAAAACGGCCAACACTTATTATAGTGTTGTTCATAATCCTTACACTGGGAGGGCTTTACAGCTACAGCAGCCTGAGCTACGAGCTTATCCCGAAATTCGAGATGAACGTGGTGACCATTTCCACGGTGTATCCCGGTGCATCTCCTGGCGAGGTGGAAAATACGGTGACCAAAAAGATCGAGGACGCGGTAGCATCGTTGGAGCTTGTAAAAAAGGTAGAATCCAAATCGTATGAAAGCCTTTCGCTCGTGATGGTAACGCTCGAGCCTGAAGCCGATGCCGACTACTCTCTGAATGATGCGCAGCGTAAGATCAACGCGATCGAGAAAGACCTTCCTGAAGATGCCGACCCTCCTGCGCTTGTGAAATTTTCCCTGAGCGACCTTCCGGTAATTACCCTGGGCGCTACATCGAAAATGGATGAAATAGACTTTTACGACCTTTTGGATAAAAAGATCGAGCCGCTTTTGGCCCGTGTTCCGGGCGTGGCGCAGGTAACCCTTGTGGGTGGACAGGAAAGGGAAATACAGGTAAACCTTGACGAAGAGAAACTGAAAGGCTACGGCCTCTCCATACCCCAGGTACAGCAAGCCGTTTTAGGCAGTAACCTCGACTTCCCTACCGGTAGCGTAAAAACGCGCGAAAGCAGCATGCTGGTGCGCCTTGCGGGTAAATACCGTACGGTTGATGAAATGCGTAACCTTGTGGTTTCGTCAAAAGACGGGATACAGGTACGCCTGGGCCAGATAGCCGACGTGCAGGATGACCAGAAGGAAGCTGATAAAATAGCCCGTGTTGACCAGAAAAGCGCTATTGCGCTGCAAATTACAAAGCAGACCGAAGCCAATGCGGTACAGGTGAGTGAGGACGTTCGCGCCATTATCTCGACCATCGAAAAGAACTATGCCAAAGAAGGCCTTAAGCTCGAAATAGCAAATGATACTTCAGAATTTACGCTGGTTGCGGCAGATGCGGTTATCCATGACTTGTTCATCGCGATATTCCTCGTGGCCTTCGTGATGCTTTTCTTCCTTCACAGTATAAGGAACGCGCTTATTGTAATGGTATCTATCCCGGCATCGCTTATCGCGACGTTCATCGGTGTATACCTCTTAGGCTATACGCTGAACCTGATGAGCTTACTTGGGCTCTCGCTCGTGGTAGGTATCCTTGTGGATGACGCGATCGTGGTACTGGAAAACATTTACCGCCACATGGAGATGGGCAAGAACCGTGTGCGGGCCGCGTATGACGGTACGGCAGAGATCGGGTTTACCGTATCGGCCATTACGCTTGTTATCATCGTGGTTTTCCTCCCAATCGCCATGAGTACAGGGCTTGTGAGTAACATCATCACCCAGTTCTGTATGGTAGTTGTTATCGCGACATTGCTTTCATTATTATCTTCCTTCACACTTATCCCGTGGTTGTCATCACGCTTTGGAAAGCTGGAGCATATCGAAGGCAAAAATATTTTTGGCAAAGTGATCCTTGGTTTCGAAAAAGGCCTTGACCGCTTTACGCACTGGGTAACCGGCATCCTGAAATGGTCGCTTCGCGGCAGGGGTACCAAGCTGGCGACGCTGGGTATCGTTATCCTGTTGTTCTTCGGTTCGATAGCATTGCTTGGCGCAGGGTTTATTGGTGGGGAGTTCTTCCCTAAACTCGACAGGGGACAGTTCATGGTACAGCTCGAGTTGCCGAAAGATGCTTCCCTGGAGCAAACCAACTTCATGACACAAAAAGCGGAGAAATTCCTGCAGGATAAAAAAGAGGTGAAAAGCATCATCAGTACAGTCGGGCAGACCAGTGAAGGTTTTGCCGGTGTACAGAGCACAGCTTATAAGTCTGAGATCACGGTAACACTTATCGACCAGGAACAGCGTGCGGACAACTCTTTCGTATATGCCGCTAAGACAAAACGCGACCTTGAAAAAATACTGATAGGCGCTAAAGTAAAAACCGTTCCGGTAAGTATCATGGGTGGTGCCGACGAAGCGCCGATAGCGCTTACCGTCACAGGTACCGACCTTGCAAGCGCTATGGACTTCGCCGAAAAAGCAGCTGCCGAGCTTGCCAAAATAAAAGGCTCCACCGGTATCAAGCTGACATCAGAATCCGGTTCGCCTGAGGTGAACGTACAGGTAGACAGGGATAAAATGGCCGCACTTGGGCTTGACCTCCAAACGGTCGGCCTTACCATGCAGACTGCCTTCAACGGAAATACCGATGGTAAATTCCGTGCCGGCCAGTATGAATATGACATCAACATCCGCTTTGGCGCATACGACCGTATGAACATCAACGATGTGCGCAACCTAACCTTTGTAAATGCCATGGGCCAGGAAGTGAAGCTTTCGCAGTTTGCTACCATCACCGAAGGTTCAGGCCCGTCATTGCTGGAAAGGCGCGATAAGAGTGCTTCGGTAACCGTACAGGCGCAAACCGTAGGCCGCCCATCGGGTGACGTTGCCACCGAGTGGGAAGGTGTATTCTCTAAAATGGAGCGCCCTGCCGGTGTAGACTATGTATGGGGCGGTGATATGGAGATGCAGGGCGAAGGTTTCGGTACATTGGGTATCGCTTTGCTTGCCGCTATATTGCTTGTGTACCTTGTAATGGTAGCGCTTTACGACAGCTTTGTATATCCGTTCGTGGTATTGTTCTCGGTACCGTTATCGTTCATCGGGGCGCTTGTAGCATTGGCACTTACAAATAATACGCTGAACATCTTTACGATATTGGGTATAATCATGCTTATCGGCCTTGTGTGTAAGAACGCGATCCTTCTCGTCGACTTCGCCAACCACAGGAAAGCCGAAGGCGAGACTACCAAAGACGCACTTATACAGGCCAACCACGCGCGTTTGAGGCCGATCCTTATGACGACTATTGCGATGGTTATCGGTATGATCCCGATCGCATTGGCAAAAGGCGGCGCCGCACAGATGAACAACGGCCTTGCATGGGTGGTTATCGGAGGACTTATCTCCTCGCTATTCCTTACGCTTGTTATCGTGCCGGTGGTTTATTCGATATTCGACAGCCTTATCAGGAGGACTTCTAAAGGGAAGCCAACCGATTATGCTAAAGAAATGACCGCCGATTATGAGCCTAAAGAACTTAGCGACGACGGCTTTACCGTAAAACACCAGATGTAA
- a CDS encoding YdcF family protein, protein MKLKRFIKIFLCLVIGWFLIHSACIIADGLQDEGKTADAAVILGTTVNEDGTLSERLRQRVACGLELYKAGRVKYIIVSGGLGKEGFYEGDKMKEYLVQDGVPANRIVTDNQGYNTRDTAKNVRKLKDSLKLKSLIAVSQYFHVTRTKMLLRKQGFKDVSNVSPRFFEFRDLFSIVREFPAYYTQ, encoded by the coding sequence ATGAAGCTAAAACGCTTTATAAAGATATTTTTATGCCTTGTAATAGGCTGGTTTTTGATTCACTCCGCCTGCATTATAGCGGATGGCCTACAGGATGAAGGAAAAACTGCCGATGCTGCCGTTATCCTCGGCACTACCGTAAATGAGGACGGTACGCTATCGGAACGGCTCCGTCAACGTGTAGCCTGTGGGCTTGAATTATATAAGGCCGGACGTGTAAAATATATTATCGTAAGCGGCGGCCTGGGAAAGGAAGGCTTTTATGAGGGGGATAAAATGAAGGAATATCTTGTGCAGGACGGCGTGCCCGCAAACAGGATAGTAACAGATAACCAAGGCTATAATACTCGTGACACTGCAAAGAATGTCCGAAAGCTAAAAGACAGCCTGAAGCTTAAAAGCCTTATTGCGGTATCGCAGTACTTTCACGTTACACGAACGAAAATGCTGCTGCGGAAACAGGGGTTTAAAGACGTAAGCAATGTGAGCCCGCGCTTTTTTGAATTCCGCGACCTTTTCTCGATAGTACGGGAGTTCCCGGCCTATTATACACAGTGA
- a CDS encoding glucose-1-phosphate adenylyltransferase codes for MSKSTLAIILGGGQGSRLFPLTHRRSKPAVPIAGKYRLVDIPISNCINSNIHRMFVLTQFNSASLNQHIKNTFQFGHFSTAFVDILAAEQTPDNPTWFQGTADAVRQCMPHFLNHDFDYALILSGDQLYQMDFNAMVEAHEASGAGITIATLPVTAKDAPEFGILKTDSESLITSFIEKPHKDLLPEWTSEVSEESAAEGKHYLASMGIYIFNRQLLIDLMSDPEAKDFGKEIIPQAIGKEKVLSYQYEGYWTDIGNIDSFFEANLGLTDEIPKFNLFDNLSKIYTRARILPPSKIIGNTSIDHSIIAEGSIVNGSSIVHSVIGIRNRIGKGSKISNSYLMGNDFYQNLDEINHNLEHGITNLGIGERCVINNTIVDKNCSIGNDVTLNGGPHLENANTDEYTIKDGIIIIKKGSTLPDGFSI; via the coding sequence ATGAGTAAAAGTACATTGGCCATTATTCTTGGCGGCGGGCAGGGTTCCAGGTTATTTCCACTGACGCACAGGCGTTCCAAGCCGGCTGTCCCTATTGCGGGAAAATATCGTTTGGTAGACATCCCGATCTCCAACTGCATTAACTCGAATATCCACAGGATGTTTGTGCTTACCCAGTTCAATTCGGCTTCCCTGAACCAGCATATCAAGAATACGTTTCAGTTCGGCCATTTCAGTACTGCTTTTGTCGATATCCTTGCTGCCGAGCAAACCCCGGATAACCCTACATGGTTTCAGGGTACGGCCGATGCGGTGCGCCAGTGCATGCCGCATTTCCTGAACCATGATTTCGATTATGCCCTGATCCTTTCGGGCGACCAGCTCTACCAGATGGATTTCAATGCCATGGTGGAAGCGCACGAAGCAAGCGGTGCCGGCATAACCATAGCGACACTGCCCGTTACGGCAAAAGATGCCCCCGAATTCGGGATATTGAAAACCGATAGCGAAAGCCTTATCACCTCTTTCATCGAAAAGCCGCACAAAGACCTGCTGCCGGAATGGACCTCGGAAGTAAGTGAAGAATCCGCGGCGGAAGGGAAACATTACCTCGCCTCGATGGGTATCTATATCTTCAACAGGCAGCTGCTTATCGACCTGATGTCCGACCCGGAGGCGAAAGATTTTGGCAAGGAAATAATCCCCCAAGCCATCGGGAAAGAAAAAGTACTGAGCTACCAGTACGAGGGCTACTGGACTGATATAGGGAACATCGACTCCTTCTTTGAAGCCAATCTGGGACTGACCGATGAGATACCGAAGTTCAACCTGTTCGACAACTTATCCAAGATATATACCCGTGCCAGGATATTGCCGCCTTCCAAGATTATAGGCAATACCAGTATAGACCATTCTATCATTGCCGAAGGCTCTATTGTTAACGGTTCATCCATAGTGCATTCGGTCATAGGCATCCGGAACAGGATAGGCAAGGGGTCTAAGATCTCGAATTCCTACCTGATGGGTAACGACTTCTACCAGAACCTCGACGAGATCAACCACAACCTTGAGCACGGGATAACGAACCTTGGTATTGGCGAACGCTGCGTTATCAACAATACCATCGTAGATAAGAACTGCAGTATTGGCAATGATGTGACCCTCAACGGCGGCCCGCACCTTGAAAATGCAAATACGGATGAATACACCATTAAAGATGGGATAATCATAATCAAAAAAGGAAGCACATTGCCGGACGGGTTTAGTATTTAA